Genomic segment of Cytobacillus suaedae:
AAAATTTCATATGGTTTGAAAACGATGAGGGAACGTTGTGAAGAAATTGGTGGAGTATTCAAGTTACATTCAAAACAGGATGAAGGAACGTATATTACGATAAGAGTTTCTGTTTAAGGGGGAAACAAGAATGAAAAGTCCGATAAGGTTAATTGTAGTAGATGATCACGATATGGTAAGACGAGGATTAGTAGCCTATTTAGAAACTGAGCCTATGATCGAAATCATCGCTGAAGGCGCTAGTGGTCAAGAGGCTGTTGAGCTTGTCCAAAAATGGAACCCCGATATTGTTTTAATGGACTTAGTGATGGAAAATGGAACGGGAATCGAAGCAACAGAAGAAATTATGAAGATCCATCCATGTTGCAAAATCATTATTTTAACTAGCTTTTATGATGATAAAAAAGTTTTTCCGGCTATTGAAGCAGGAGCATTTAGTTATATCTTAAAAACGGCTAAAGCCGAAGACATTGTCTCAACCATAATGAAGGCGGCAAATGGCGAAAATGTAATAGAGCCTAAGGTTGCAAGTGTGATGATGAATCGTTTTAGAAACCAAGAAAAACTGCCACATCATGAGCTGACTGAACGGGAATATGATGTTTTACAATGCATAGGAGATGGATTAACGAATCAGGAAATTGCTGATGAACTATACATTGGTATAAAAACGGTCAAGACACATGTGAGCAATATCTTAAGTAAGCTAGAAGTTGCAGATCGAACACAAGCTGCCATTTATGCAAATAGAAATGGGATTTTACGAAAAAAAGAGTGATGTTCATAAAAGGGGAACTTGTACTATCAAGAATCGGACTAGCATAGAGTAGTAATAGCAAATCTACTCCGGAAGGTAAGATTGTATGGAAAATGTCTTCTTTAAGCTAGTTCTGATTTTTGTTGCCATTAATTTAAAGGTGATTGGTGCGATTCAGCTCATTTTTGAATTAAATACATACAACATAAAAGGAAATGGGTTAAGTTGGGATGAGCTTATGACCATCCTAATCTATGACTATCCTATGTATGTGTTTTTGAGTGGAATGTTATTGATCGTATTAGCCCACTTTTTCCCTTTATCGAGAAAGAGGTATTGATCATACACTTTTTTTTCCAAACAATTGTTTAAAAATAACTCGAATTTAAATAAACGTTTGTTTAAAAAGGTGTCCAATTTAAACAAACGTTTGATTAGTTAAGAATTTCAATCAATTTTTTTTGATTTAATGCTTGCAATATGAAAATTATGGATATATAATCAAATCATCAAGAAAAGTTGATTAATCATTTGAGTAATTAAACAATATATTTTGATTAATATAAATTGGAGGAGAGATTACAATGTATTATTTTCAAGCTGAATTAATAGCAAAGCAAAAACAACAAGAAATTGAATTGAAGGCAAAAGATTTGTGGAAATTCCACAGAAGATATGAGGAAAGAAATGTTGAGGTTAAACATACAATCATGGAAACGAGAACACCTACAGTTCATAGTAGCGGAAGTTGTTGTACAGCTTAGTAAGCAAATACATTCTCTCATTGATATAAAATACCTAGATGTCAGTCATCTAGGTATTTTTTTTACCCCCATAAAATCATTACTCTTTCGAATGATATATATTGAACCTTTAAGATTGTTATGGAGGATCTAAGATGAAAAGACACCGAGAGAAAAGATGGCTTATTAAAAAAAGTATTCATAAAATAATTCTGCTAGCGCTATTAGTCTTTATATTGGTAGGAATTCTTGCAGTTAATGTTTATATCACTACAAGAGATATTAGTGGGTTAAACCATGTTCTACCACAACCAACCGTTATCTATGACCGACATGGTGAGGTAGCTAGTACATTACTACATTCTAAAATTAAAGGAATTGAATTTGAAGAAGTTCCAAACCATGTAGTAAATGCAGTTATATCAGTTGAGGATCATAGATTTTACAAACATAATGGGATCGACTATCTAGGCATCCTAAGAGCAATGTTTCGCAATATACTAGCTGGAGAAGTAGTTGAAGGTGGTAGTACCATTACCCAACAATTAACTAAGAATGTTTTTTTAACAAATGACCAAACATTGAGTAGAAAGTGGGAAGAGTACTTTTTAGCTCAAAAGATTGAAAGAACGTACTCTAAAAATGAGATTTTGGAAATGTATTTAAACCAAATTTATTTTGGTGAAGGAGCATGGGGAATCCGGAATGCTGCTGAATTGTATTTTGGCAAAAAAGTTCAGGAATTAACCATAAACGAATCTGCAATTTTAGTAGGGTTGATTAAAGCTCCTTCTAGGCTGTCTCCCCTTAAGAACTTTGAAAAGTCGATGGAGAGAAGAGATATTGTCCTAACCTTAATGCATCAGCATGGTTATATCACTGAAGAAGAAATGAATCAAGCTAAGGCTCAGGAAATTGTACTGGAAGGAAAACAACTTGATCCCTATGAGGGTCAGTATCCTTATTATGTAGATCATATTATTGAAGAAGCAATTGAAAAATATGGGCTCACTCAAAATGAGATTCTCTCAGGTGGACTGCACATCTATACGGAATTAGACCAAAGGATGCAAAAGGCCGCAGAACAAGTTTATAAAAATAGCGAACTATTTCCAAAAGGAACTTCGGAGCAAATCGTTCAAAGTGGAACAGTCCTGTTAGATCCTAAAACAGGTGGGATAAATGCGATTGTAGGTGGTAGAGGGGAACATGTTTTCAGAGGGTTTAATCATGCCACTCAGTTAGAAAGGCAACCTGGATCAACGATGAAGCCACTAGCTGCTTACACTCCAGCACTTGAACAAGGATATAGTGTATTTGAAGACTTGCCTGATTTGCCGATGAGCTTTAATGGCTATAAACCATCTAACTTTAGTAACAACTATAAGGGGATGGTTACGATGTATGATGCCCTTAGAAACTCTTACAATATCCCAGCTGTTTGGATGTTAAATAAAGTTGGACTGAAAAGTGGGATTGACGCGGTAGAACGATTTGGTATTTCCTTATCAAAAGAAGACCATAATTTAAGTCTGGCCCTTGGTGGATTACAGCATGGTGTTTCTCCATTACAAATGGCAGAAGCGTATTCTACCTTTCCTAACAACGGAGTTAGACATGAGGCCCATGCAATCAAAAAAGTATTTGATATTAAGGGTGATAGACTTGCTGTTTGGCAAGAAGAATCTGTTCAAGTAACTAGTCCTCAAGTTTCAGAAAGAATGACCTTTATGCTTAAGGGTGTTGTTGATGAGGGTTCAGGTAAAAATGCACGAATTTCGGGTCGAGAGCTAGCTGGAAAAACAGGATCGACTCAAGTACCGATCAGTGGGATTGATGGTGTAAAGGACCAATGGTTTGTAGGATATACACCTGATGTAGTTGGAGCCATTTGGTTAGGTTATGATAAAACAGATAAAAATCATTACTTAACAACAACAAGTGGAACAACAGCAGCGGTAATATTTAAGGAAATAATGAGTGCCGCTTTAGAGGGCACACCTAGTAGTTCCTTCAATCTTCCAGCCTTCCAATCTCCTAAGCCTATTCAAAGATTTGATGACAAAGATGACGATAAGAAAGAAGAACGAAGAGGTCGAGGAAAGGGTGAAGGGAAAGGGAAAGGAAACAAGTGGAAAGACGATGATGACGATTGATTAGTGCAGGATTTAATCCTGTACTTTTTTTATGTAATTAATGGGATTGTCCCATTTGTATTACCTATTATTGTAAAATAAAAAGAGAGCTAGGTTTATGGAAAACTTTTTACAAAAAATTAAAAATTTCGAAACCTTTTTTAGTTTAAGTCGTAAATACTATTGTGAAACAGCAACATAAGTTAAAAACCAATGATACCAATCGCAATTCAAAAGGAGGACTTGACTATGACTAAGAGCATGAGTTTTATACCAGCAAGTAGGCAAAAAGAATTGAAAATAATACAGAAGAAAAGTCAGGAATAATTGCCATGGAACTTTTCGGTTATTCATTACAAGAAATCTATTTATTTGGGCTTATCATTGGTGGTATATTAACCCTTCTTTATATTTTATTTAGTGATATTTTAGAAGGCATCTTTGAAGCAATTCCTGATGGTGTATTTAATCCTACTCTCATCTTTTCATTTGTTACTATATTTAGTGCAACGGGATACTTGTTTGAAAAACTATCACCGTTAAATAGTTTTATTGTCTTTATGATTTCTGTCATTCTTGCACTTTTTTCAGTCATTTTGTTAAATATATTCGTACTAGTTCCTCTAAGGTCAGCTGAAGAATCAATCGTTTTTACTGAAGATGATCTGAAAGGAAGACTTGGTAAAGTGATTATATCCATACCAGAGGATGGCTTTGGAGAAGTAGTGCTTGAAGGAAATAGCGGGACTCTTTCAATGTCAGCTAAAAGTTTTGATGATGACCCAATACCTTATGACAAGGAAGTACTAGTCATAGATGTGAAAGAATCTGTTCTTTATGTGAAAGCATATGATAGCTTTAATTAAATCTACTAGATTTTAATTATAAAAAATACGATTCAGGAGGAATACTATGCCATCTATATTTATTATTGTAGGTATTGTTGTCGTTTTACTATTGGCCCTAATTGCTGTCTTTGTAACGAAATATCGTACAGCAGGTCCTGACGAGGCGCTTATCGTAACAGGTAGCTACCTTGGTGGAAAAAATGTTCACGTTGATGAATCAGGTAACAGAATTAAGATCGTTCGTGGAGGAGGTACGTTTGTATTACCAGTCTTCCAACAAGCAGAACCATTAAGTCTATTATCTAGTAAACTGGATGTTTCCACACCAGAAGTTTATACAGAGCAAGGTGTGCCAGTTATGGCAGATGGAACAGCCATCATTAAAATTGGTGGAACCATCAATCAAATTGCTACTGCAGCTGAGCAATTTTTAGGTAAATCAAAACAGGATCGAGAAAATGAGGCGAGAGAGGTACTAGAAGGTCACCTTCGTTCTATTCTTGGGTCAATGACGGTTGAAGAAATCTATAAAAATCGTGAGAAGTTTTCACAGGAAGTTCAACGTGTAGCTTCACAGGACTTAGCAAAAATGGGATTAGTGATCGTTTCTTTCACAATTAAAGATGTTCGTGATAAAAATGGTTACTTAGATTCATTAGGTAAGCCAAGAATCGCTCAAGTAAAACGTGATGCAGATATTGCTACAGCTGAAGCAGATAAAGAAACACGTATCAAGCGTGCTGAAGCAGCTAAGGATGCTCAAAAAGCGGAATTAGAACGTGCAACTGAAATTGCTGAAGCAGAAAAGCTAAATCAATTAAAGATTGCAGAATTCCGTAGAGAGCAAGATATTGCGAAAGCACGTGCTGACCAAGCGTACCATCTAGAAGAAGCAAGAGCAAAACAAGAAGTTACAGAGCAACAAATGCAGGTTCAAATCATTGAGAGACAAAAGCAAATTGAGCTTGAAGAAAAAGAGATAGCTCGTCGTGAAAAGCAATATGATTCAGAAGTTAAGAAAAAGGCAGACGCAGACCGTTATGCAGTTGAGCAAGCGGCAGCCGCAGACAAAGCGAAACAATATGCTGAAGCAGATGCAAATAAATATCGTATTGAAGCTCAAGCGAAAGCTGAAGCTGAGAAAATCAGAATTGATGGTTTAGCAAAAGCCGAAGCACAACGTGCACAAGGGGAATCTGAGGCGGAAGTTATTCGTCTTAAAGGTCTTGCAGAAGCGGAAGCGAAAGAGAAAATTGCAGAAGCATTTGAACAGTTCGGTCAAGCAGCGATCCTAGACATGATCATTCGCATGCTTCCTGAATATGCAAAACAAGTGGCTAGTCCATTAGCGAATATCGATAAAATTACAGTTGTTGACACTGGTGGCAATGGTCCAAACAGCGGAGCAAATAAAGTGACAGGCTATGCAACAAACCTGATGGCTTCACTACAGGAATCACTTAAAGCATCTTCTGGAATTGATGTAAAAGAATTAATTGAAAACTTCTCAGGAAAAGGGAATGTAAGACACAGTATTGATTCACTTGCGAAGGATTTAACTGAAGCTAAGAAAACAGAAAATCCGGAGAAGGAATAAGTTTGATTTAAACAGGATTTTAGGCTGTTGATGCCTAGGGTCCTGTTTTTTTGTATGTAGAAAGGGGTTTGACCGAAAACGTGTGCAGTACGACCGAAAACATCAGTACTTGACCGAGATCCCTTCGTCTTTGACCGAAAAGTAGTGAAGCTAGACCGATAACCCATAGAAGTGAGCACCATTTTATGCCTATAGTGCCCAAAGGACGGAGTAATTTTACCCTTCAAACCGCATACTTTACCTATGATAGTAAAACCTAACAGTAAATCAAGAATAAGGAGATATTGTATGCGGAAAAACTGGATTCTCTTTGTAATTGTTGGGGGTGTGTTGTTAACTCCCCTTTTTGCAGAGGCACACGTGAAATGGTTTACAGATGTCCAACCTGAGAAAGAAACGATTCAAAACATATTATCGCCATTTTTTATGGTAATGGCTTTACTTTCAGCACTAATTTTATCAGTTTTACCTCAGTTATTGCCAAAGTTGATGAAGATACCGTATGTTGGGGATATCGATAAAAAGCTCGATAATTTTCGAAGGTTTTCTAGATATTTGCTGAAATATGGAACGGCAGTAACACTTATTATTCAAGTAGTATCAGGCACTATTTTTGCCCCGGAATTTTTAATTGAAAACAGCTGGGAAACAGTCTTAATTTGGGCTGCAATTATAACACTACTGATTCCAAATCATTATGCTACAAAAATTGGGGCATCCATCATTTTAGCCTTGTTCCTATATGTTCTATCAAACGTCGGTCTATTCCATATGCTTGATTATGGATTTTATCTTGCTATCATTTTTGTGCTTTTAATCGGTAAAACTAGATTAGAAAATTGGGGTTTTCCTTTTCTCTATTTAGGAACAGGATTATCGCTCTGCTGGGTTGCGGTTGAAAAATGGGTATATCCAGTAATGAGTGTAGATATCATCCACAATCATAATGTGCCGACTTTTGGATTTGCCCCTGAACAGTTCATTGTCATGGCGGCATTTATTGAGTTTATTGTTGGCTATTTGCTTGTGGTTGGTGTGCTAAATAGGATCTTATCCGTAGTTTTAACTCTAATCTTTTTTTCGACCACTCTTCTGTTTGGTGTAACCGAAATCATTGGTCACTTTATGATTCATGTTGTCCTAGTTATTTTTATCATTGAAGGTGTTTCCTTCTATAACCCACCAATTCGAATACACAAATCAATCATTGATCAAATGATTTTTGTATTTTTAAACTATATCTTTGTCCTTGCTACCTTTATACTTATTTATTATCGATTTGCTTAAGCAGCTTTCAGGTGAGAGCTGCTTTTTTTCTAAAAGGTTGTTGTTTTCACATTGGTCCATGACCGTTCCTTTGCGCTGCGGGAACTTGCTTTCCGATGGGAATTTATGAAAAGCCCAACTACCGGCTTTTTCATCAGGGAGAGGGATTCGATTTTCCTCGGGCTTTAAGGAGACCAGTGATTAATATTATGGACCAAAGTCAACAGGGGACACGGAATTAGACTTCAACTTGAACAAGTACAGAATCGAAGTCTGAATAAGGAATGAATTCGGACTTCAACTTGAACCAGTGCAGAATCGAAGTTTGAATAGGACATGGATTCGGACTTCAACTTGAACCAGTGCGGGATTGAAGTCTGAATAAGACATGGAATCGGACTTCAACTTGAACTAGTGCGGGATTGAAGTCTGAATAAGGCATGGATTGGGATTTCAACTTGAACCAGCAAGGAATCGAAGTCTGAATAAGGCATGGAATCGGACTTCAACTTGAACTAGCAAGGAATCGAAGTCTGAATAAGGGATGAATTCGGACTTCAACTCAACAAACGAGTAATCAATGTCTGAATAGGACACTATTCATTTGATTCACCTTTTTCAGTGGTCTCGTTCCGCGCCTGTGGGATCTTTCCGGATATCCCTCTACTTCCCGCAGGAGTCAATTACCCACCGCTCCAATCCACACTTGTTTACTATAAAAATTCACGAAAAAACTTTAAAATAAATAAAAAATGTAGTGAACTTTTTTGAACAGGTAAACGTATTACCTTTAGATAAAAAAACGGACTACACTGGGGAGAGCCATTAGATGGACGATAAAGACTTAATAAAGAGTGCAAAGCGAGGTGACTCTCTTGCATTTGCAATGCTTTTTGAAAAGCATTATTCCTTCTTAGTAAAATACTTGATTAAAGTTACGATGAAACCAGAAATCGCAGAGGACTTAGCTCAAGAAACGATGATAAAGTGCATTGAAAAAATTAAACTATACAACGGTAAATCTAAGTTTTCCTCTTGGCTCATCACAATAGCGACCAACATCTATATAGATGATTTACGTAAAAAGAAGAGAGAGCAAAATTGGCAAGAGCAGGAGCAGGCTCTTCGCAAAATGAAATGGCAGTTTGAGAGTAGAAATGAAGAGTGGAATGATGTTCTAGATGCACTTGGGAAACTATCAGATGAAATTCGTATTCCTATTGTGTTAAAGCATTATTATGGGTATGCCTATGATGAGATAGCAGACATGCTAGGAATTGCACTCGGTACCGTAAAATCACGAATTCACAATGGAATCGCAGCTGTTAGAAAGGAGTTGAACGATGATGACAGAAGACAAGATTATCCCGTTAAAGAAGAAACTACAACAACAAGACGTTGATTCAGATCTCATCGATAAATTAAATAAGGGTTTTAACCAATTGGACAACGCCTATCAAACGTATACACCGAATGTTCAGTGGTTTGAACAGATGGTCATTAAAGAAAAAGAAGCTGCTAGAAGAAGACTTGTAAAAGAATTAATTATCTTCTTTATATCAGCTATTACTATATTAAGTGTATTAGTACTAACAATATTTAAAGCACCAGTTATTTTTCTAGTATTGCAAGTCTTAGTAACCATTGCTCTACCTCTAGGAATATATATCCACCATAGAAAACAGGTGATCCTACATGACAGCTGAGGAACTAGCAATTATACCATTTGTAGCATTAATTTTAATTGCACAAAGTACCTGGCTTTTTCTAGATGCTAGAAAGAGAGGTCATAATTACTGGTTATGGGGAATTGTCGGATTAATTCAGGCTCCCATGCCTTCCTTGTTTTATCTACTCTTTGTTAGAAAAATATTTAAAACGAAAAAGTAGGTTATGAATATGGATCGATTAAAGTATGTATTAACAGCTACCGCCACAATTGGTCAGTTAGTTGGTATTGTTTTTCTATTTATAAACATTAAGTGGGCAATATTCTTTTACATTTGTTATGGCTTGGCGATCGTTGCATTATTTGCAGTGTTAATAAGAGAAAGAAGGAAAGAAAAAAAGGAGGAAGAAAATAATGATTATCGTGACTACTGAGTTTGTACCTGGTAAGGAAGTTAAAGAATTAAAAGGGTTTGTAAAAGGAAGTACGGTTCAGTCAAAACATATTGGAAAGGATCTTTTAGCTGGCCTAAAGACAATCGTAGGTGGAGAAATAAAAGATTACACAGAAATGATGACGGAAGCTAGACAAATAGCGATTGGAAGAATGGTAGAAGACGCGAAAAAATCAGGTGCGAATGCTGTTATTGGTGTGCGACTAGAAACGTCCAGCGTCATGGCGAATGCTTCTGAAATTATTGCCTATGGAACAGCTGTTTACGTAGAATAGTCTAATAATAGATTTAGTATTTTCCAAAAAAAGGTTTGACAACGTTATGAAACCTGTTAGTATAGGTAGCAGTAACATGTTACTTTAAAATTTTATATTGTTTTTCCACTAGGGGTGCCTTTTAAAGGCTGAGATTGAAGTGTACTTTGAGACCCTTAGAACCTGATCTGGTTAACACCAGCGTAGGGAAGTGGAGTATAGGAAACTTTGTATCTTTGTGCATTTTCCACTACAACCACTTTCTTTACGTTGGTAAAGTAAGTGGTTTTTTTATGTTTACTTTAGACAGTCGACAAGTGCCACGTACTTGTCGAACCCAAAAAACAAGGAGGAATAGAAGATGAAATTTTCACAAGAAATTAGAAAAGAAGCGGATCATATTTGGGAAGCAAGTTTTCACCATCCATTTGTAACAGGAATCGCGAATGGAACTTTATCACTTGAATCATTTCGTTACTATGTCTTACAAGATGCTTATTATTTATCTCATTTTGCACGAATTCAGGCACTAGGTGCAGCTAAAGCCGAGGATTTACATACTACAAATCGTTTAGCTATTCATGCACAAGGTACGTATGAGGCTGAATTATCATTACATGAAAATTTCTCAAAACGTCTAGGAATCACTGAAGAAGAAAGACAAAATTTCGAAGCAGCCCCTACAGCCTATGCCTATACTTCTCATCTTTACAGAGCTGCCTACTCCGGACATTTAGGCGATATTATTGCAGCTTTACTACCATGCTACTGGCTGTACTACGAAATTGGTGAAAGACTACAAGGTTCAACTCCTTCTGAACCAATCTACCAAGAATGGATCGAAGCATACGGTGGAGATTGGTTCCGAGAACTAGTTGAAGAACAAATCAATCGACTTGATGAACTTGCTGAAAAAGTAACAGAAGAAGATCGCAAACGTATGAAAGAACACTTTATGATTAGCAGCCAATACGAATACTCCTTCTGGGAAATGGCCTACTGCCTAGAAAAATGGCCTGTTCAAAATACGAAATTAGAAGTTTAACAGACTTAGAACTATACAGTTTAATAATTATGATTTTATAGAGAGTTAAGTTATTCGCTAGAATCCAGGAGGCTCCCGGACTGCCCGCGGAAAGCGAGTGGATTCTAGCGAGTAACACCCATGTGATTTTACAAACTGGTTATAATTTAAGAAATTGAAGTTTACTAAAAAAGGAGTCAAAAACATATGAAAAAAGGTCTAAAGCTAACTGATATTTTAGTTACGGTGGTCATTGCCATCGCATTTGGAATTGTTTATAAAATCTGGGGACCACTTTATTATGCTGTGAAGCCATTTGGACTTCACGCCGATCAACTAATTTATGGAATGTGGTTTATTGCCGCAACGGTTGCATTCTTAATCATTAGAAAACCAGGTGTAGCATTACTCGCAGAAACGGCTGCCGCGTCTGGAGAATTTTTAATGGGGTCAGAATTTGGTCTTACGGTATTGTTATATGGTTTCATCCAAGGTTTATTTGCAGAGCTAGTACTAGCTGCTTTCCGCTATAAGCGTTTCGACTTACTTGTTGTATGTTTAGCTGGCCTTGGAGCAGGGCTAGGCTCACTTGTAATGGATTTTGCCTATGGTGAGGTTGGCGATCTAGCTGCCTGGAACTTAACATTGTTCATAGTAGCAAGATTTGTTGGAGCTGTATTGTTTACAGGGGTTCTTGCTTATTACCTAGTGAAGGCACTTGAAGCTACTGGAGTTACTAACCTGGTTCGTCCAGCTTCAAAAGAGGATTTTGATGCACTAGATCGTTAAATGGGGTGCTAAAAATGAAAAAAGTTGCACATGTTGAAAATTTACGCTTAAAGTTTACTGGAGGAGAATCCTTGTTATTCAAGGATTTATCCTCTACTTTTTATCAAGGAGAAAAGGTTCTGCTTCTCGGTCCATCGGGGTGTGGAAAATCTTCATTATTGCAAGTATTAACTGGGTTAATACCCAATTCAATTGATGTACCTATGAAGGCAGACAGTATAGAAGTTCCTTCGTCTTGGGGCTATGTGTTCCAAGACCCTGATACTCAATTTTGTATGCCGTTTGTAGATGAGGAAATTGCGTTTGTCCTTGAAAATCTCCAAGTGCGTCGAGAGAAAATGAACCAAAAAATTGAGGAGCTTCTTTTAAAAGTAGGATTGAATTTGGATTCAACACATACTTCAATTAACACATTATCAGGGGGCATGAAGCAACGGTTGGCGATTGCTTCTGTATTAGCTCTTGAACCTGAAGTTCTATTTTTAGATGAGCCAACAGCGATGCTTGATCCAGAAGGTACGAAAGATATTTGGGATACCATAAAAAACATAAGTCAAGACAAGACTGTAATTATCGTTGAACATAAAATTGATCATGTCATTGACTTTATAGATAGAATTATTCTGTTTGATTCGACAGGACAAATCATTGCAGATGGGTATAAAGAAGAAATCTTCTTGAACTACAAGAAAGAAATTAGAGAACAGGGAATTTGGTATCCGGGTGTATGGGATGAGTATATCAGTGAAAGAAAAACTCAACTGCCAGAGTTTACCGAAGAAGATGCAAATGAAGTCCTAAGGCTAGAAAATTTTATTGGCTACAGGAATAAAGAAGCAAAAATACATGTACCTAATTGTACGGTTAAAGCAGGAGAATGGATTGTAATAGTTGGAGAAAATGGAGCAGGAAAGAGTACTTTACTACACGCTTTATTTCAATTCATAAAAACATCAGGACAATATGATTTAATGGGTACAAACATTCAACATATTCAAAAGCTTACTAAGTATTTAACATTTGTCTTTCAAAATCCAGAATTCCAATTTATTACGAATTCTGTTTATGAAGAGATAGCGTATGCTTTAAAGATGGAGAAGGTAAATGAGATGGTTATTGAAGAAAAAGTGGAAGAACTGCTAACTCTTTTTCAGTTAGAGAATCATCGCAAACAGCATCCCTATCAGCTATCAATGGGGCAAAAACGTAGATTAAGTGTAGCAGCTTCCATTGTTAAGGGACAACAAATAATGCTCCTGGATGAACCAACATTTGGCCAGGATTCAAAAAATACTTTCGCATTACTTGAGCTCATTGAACAGTATCGTAGAAACGGAACAACAATAGTAATGGTTACACACGATAAACAGATTGAAACACATTTTGCAACAAGGGTATGGCATATTGAAGCGGGAGAACTTACCGATGACAGAGTTCAAATCAGACCTCAGCCTCTTTTAAAAAGGAGGGTGCCCTATGCAAATTAATTTTTCATTTGAAGAAACCTGGCTGCATAAGATTAATCCAAGTGTAAAACTTCTTACGATGATATTTCTACTGTTGATCGTACTGTTTATTCATAATTTAAACTTTATGGTGAACTTTGCAATTATAACTCTCATTCTCTACTGTTTTTTTACTGGACACCCAACAAAACGAGTACTACTCTTTTCGATACCCTTTGTGATTGTATTTATTTCAACAGCCTCCTCTATGATTCTCTTTGGAAAAGGTGATACTACCTGGTTTAAATGGGGACTCATTTCTATCTCAGAGGAGAGTTTTTATAGAGGAATACACATAGGTTTTCGAGCCCTTACTTTTGCGGCCTTAGGTCTAACCTTTGCATTAACTACAAGACCTGTTTACTTATTTTATTCCTTAATGCAGCAGTTAAAATTAAAGCCTAAATATGCGTATAGCTTTATGGCAGCTGTGAGACTAATACCGATTATGATTGAGGAATTTCAAACCATTCGGAATGCCATGAAAGTCCGTGGTGGTTATGAGAAAGGTGGATTCCT
This window contains:
- a CDS encoding sigma-Y antisigma factor component, producing MTAEELAIIPFVALILIAQSTWLFLDARKRGHNYWLWGIVGLIQAPMPSLFYLLFVRKIFKTKK
- a CDS encoding YbjQ family protein, producing MIIVTTEFVPGKEVKELKGFVKGSTVQSKHIGKDLLAGLKTIVGGEIKDYTEMMTEARQIAIGRMVEDAKKSGANAVIGVRLETSSVMANASEIIAYGTAVYVE
- the tenA gene encoding thiaminase II: MKFSQEIRKEADHIWEASFHHPFVTGIANGTLSLESFRYYVLQDAYYLSHFARIQALGAAKAEDLHTTNRLAIHAQGTYEAELSLHENFSKRLGITEEERQNFEAAPTAYAYTSHLYRAAYSGHLGDIIAALLPCYWLYYEIGERLQGSTPSEPIYQEWIEAYGGDWFRELVEEQINRLDELAEKVTEEDRKRMKEHFMISSQYEYSFWEMAYCLEKWPVQNTKLEV
- a CDS encoding ECF transporter S component, which encodes MKKGLKLTDILVTVVIAIAFGIVYKIWGPLYYAVKPFGLHADQLIYGMWFIAATVAFLIIRKPGVALLAETAAASGEFLMGSEFGLTVLLYGFIQGLFAELVLAAFRYKRFDLLVVCLAGLGAGLGSLVMDFAYGEVGDLAAWNLTLFIVARFVGAVLFTGVLAYYLVKALEATGVTNLVRPASKEDFDALDR
- a CDS encoding ATP-binding cassette domain-containing protein, whose amino-acid sequence is MKKVAHVENLRLKFTGGESLLFKDLSSTFYQGEKVLLLGPSGCGKSSLLQVLTGLIPNSIDVPMKADSIEVPSSWGYVFQDPDTQFCMPFVDEEIAFVLENLQVRREKMNQKIEELLLKVGLNLDSTHTSINTLSGGMKQRLAIASVLALEPEVLFLDEPTAMLDPEGTKDIWDTIKNISQDKTVIIVEHKIDHVIDFIDRIILFDSTGQIIADGYKEEIFLNYKKEIREQGIWYPGVWDEYISERKTQLPEFTEEDANEVLRLENFIGYRNKEAKIHVPNCTVKAGEWIVIVGENGAGKSTLLHALFQFIKTSGQYDLMGTNIQHIQKLTKYLTFVFQNPEFQFITNSVYEEIAYALKMEKVNEMVIEEKVEELLTLFQLENHRKQHPYQLSMGQKRRLSVAASIVKGQQIMLLDEPTFGQDSKNTFALLELIEQYRRNGTTIVMVTHDKQIETHFATRVWHIEAGELTDDRVQIRPQPLLKRRVPYAN
- a CDS encoding energy-coupling factor transporter transmembrane protein EcfT gives rise to the protein MQINFSFEETWLHKINPSVKLLTMIFLLLIVLFIHNLNFMVNFAIITLILYCFFTGHPTKRVLLFSIPFVIVFISTASSMILFGKGDTTWFKWGLISISEESFYRGIHIGFRALTFAALGLTFALTTRPVYLFYSLMQQLKLKPKYAYSFMAAVRLIPIMIEEFQTIRNAMKVRGGYEKGGFLSVFSKIKSYTIPLLSQSIRRAHRIAVAMEAKGFSDTTKRTYYYQIGYSKYDLFFIVYFVIMLLVGYVLAINLPYLPATDIRHN